A stretch of Herpetosiphonaceae bacterium DNA encodes these proteins:
- a CDS encoding MerR family transcriptional regulator encodes MDRRFYQTGQFAQKAAVSVRTLRFYDKVGLLSPSQHTEAGYRLYTDDDLVSLQQILALKFLGFPLEEIKRYLQTDPRRLQEVLARQKAMMREKRTQLDTIIQAIEQAEKLMSTGPCDWEPIVHVIQVIQMEQNNDWVNKYFTPEQRRTMDELSNSSYSDEARQQLAARGPWTEEDQRRVDQQYAHLASELKRVVAEGKDPGSPEAQALAKLQIDLLHQFTQGSPEITTGLKKLWQNHEALPAEKRPFSMPWSDEEGAFLSQAMAIYQQRQGESGEA; translated from the coding sequence TTGGATCGACGGTTCTACCAAACCGGACAGTTTGCGCAAAAAGCCGCCGTGTCGGTGCGCACCTTACGCTTTTACGACAAGGTAGGACTACTGTCGCCTTCGCAGCACACGGAGGCAGGCTACCGGCTGTACACCGACGACGATCTCGTGAGTCTGCAACAGATTCTCGCGCTCAAGTTCCTGGGCTTTCCGCTTGAGGAGATCAAGCGCTATCTCCAGACGGACCCGCGACGATTGCAAGAGGTGTTAGCCAGGCAAAAGGCGATGATGCGCGAAAAGCGCACGCAGCTCGATACGATCATTCAGGCGATCGAGCAGGCGGAGAAGCTGATGAGCACCGGTCCATGCGACTGGGAGCCGATTGTACACGTTATTCAGGTGATTCAAATGGAGCAGAACAACGATTGGGTCAACAAGTATTTCACGCCGGAGCAGCGCCGGACGATGGACGAGCTGAGCAATAGCTCTTACTCCGATGAGGCTCGCCAGCAGCTCGCGGCGCGCGGCCCGTGGACCGAGGAAGATCAGCGGCGCGTCGATCAGCAGTATGCCCATCTGGCCTCGGAGCTGAAGCGTGTCGTCGCCGAGGGCAAAGATCCCGGCAGCCCGGAGGCGCAGGCTCTCGCCAAGCTCCAGATCGATCTGCTGCACCAGTTCACCCAGGGCAGCCCTGAGATCACAACGGGCTTGAAGAAGCTGTGGCAAAACCACGAGGCCCTACCCGCAGAAAAGCGTCCGTTCTCGATGCCGTGGAGCGATGAGGAGGGCGCGTTCCTGTCGCAGGCGATGGCGATCTACCAGCAGCGGCAGGGCGAGTCGGGCGAGGCGTAA
- a CDS encoding GNAT family N-acetyltransferase, with protein sequence MIRYTHSTETLTASQLEGFFSHWLHRPSSETLLRMLNGSDYLVLAIDTDTERVVGYITAISDGVSCAYIPHLEVLEARRGEGIGSELVRRMLDRLQHLYMIDLMCDADLQPFYARLGLRPSSGMSIRNFERQRCE encoded by the coding sequence ATGATACGCTACACGCATTCAACCGAGACGCTTACCGCGAGCCAGCTGGAAGGATTCTTCTCCCACTGGCTGCATCGCCCGTCCTCAGAAACGCTGTTACGCATGCTGAACGGAAGCGATTATCTTGTGCTGGCGATCGACACCGATACCGAGCGCGTCGTCGGGTACATTACCGCCATCAGCGACGGAGTTTCCTGTGCCTATATTCCCCATTTGGAAGTGCTTGAGGCGCGTCGCGGCGAGGGAATTGGGTCCGAACTCGTGCGCAGGATGCTCGATCGGCTTCAGCATTTGTATATGATTGATTTGATGTGCGACGCCGATCTTCAACCATTTTATGCCCGGCTTGGCCTGCGACCAAGCAGCGGCATGAGTATTCGGAACTTTGAGCGTCAGCGCTGCGAGTGA